In a genomic window of Roseiflexus castenholzii DSM 13941:
- a CDS encoding NAD(P)/FAD-dependent oxidoreductase: MHDLIIVGGGAAGLAAAAYALDKQLDVMVVYENLGGKINQKFTMHADTDFLVGHILVHLDAPETTSEEVTRLGAETVQEFERQVTTQRGRALFDRVRRVTKEGDVFKVETERSGTLQAAAVIIASGAVPKQIDAPGREFINHGIGYTPVTFARALAGKTAVVIGCTQRALRGAAELAPTAAQVYLVAPKFPHDDPVFAVLRKRPNVEVLEGYTVTEVTGTTTVDTVVVEQDGKVRRIPVDAAFADVGLTPNSAMVKDVVETDADGFIIVDKRNATSLPGLFAAGDVTTVYGEHTLIAIGEGARAALAAHDYLLARG; this comes from the coding sequence ATGCACGACCTGATTATTGTCGGCGGCGGCGCCGCCGGCCTGGCGGCAGCGGCCTACGCCCTCGACAAGCAACTCGATGTGATGGTCGTTTACGAGAACCTGGGCGGGAAGATCAATCAGAAGTTCACGATGCACGCCGATACCGACTTTCTGGTAGGGCATATTCTCGTGCATCTCGACGCGCCTGAAACGACGTCGGAGGAGGTGACGCGCCTGGGTGCAGAAACGGTGCAGGAATTTGAACGACAGGTGACGACGCAACGCGGGCGCGCGCTGTTCGACCGGGTGCGCCGGGTGACGAAAGAAGGCGATGTGTTCAAGGTCGAGACGGAACGATCCGGGACGTTGCAGGCGGCGGCGGTGATTATTGCGTCTGGCGCTGTGCCAAAGCAGATCGACGCGCCAGGACGGGAGTTCATCAACCACGGCATCGGATATACGCCGGTGACATTTGCGCGCGCCCTCGCCGGAAAGACGGCGGTCGTCATTGGATGCACGCAGCGCGCGCTGCGCGGCGCCGCCGAACTTGCCCCCACCGCCGCACAGGTGTATCTGGTCGCGCCGAAGTTCCCGCACGATGACCCGGTCTTTGCCGTACTTCGGAAGCGCCCGAATGTTGAAGTCCTCGAAGGGTACACAGTGACCGAAGTGACCGGAACAACCACTGTGGATACGGTTGTTGTCGAGCAGGACGGCAAGGTTCGTCGGATTCCGGTCGATGCTGCGTTCGCCGACGTCGGGCTGACGCCAAACTCGGCGATGGTCAAAGATGTGGTCGAAACCGACGCCGATGGGTTCATTATTGTGGACAAGCGGAATGCCACGTCGCTGCCGGGGCTGTTCGCGGCTGGCGATGTGACGACGGTCTATGGCGAGCACACGCTGATCGCCATTGGCGAAGGGGCGCGCGCGGCGCTCGCCGCGCACGACTACCTGCTGGCGCGGGGATGA
- a CDS encoding glycosyltransferase family 4 protein, with amino-acid sequence MNIAFIDSWVQSSVEGSGTAVAINGLQHTLQKRGIRVTRLAPPQPWPRNLTARRLLFNLHLPTILRRLRYDLVVGFDIDGFLWSKQERHTPYLASIKGVLAEESRQERGAVRRLLWSLSRLEGINARNADGVITTSDYCRGAIRRHYDVAEQRVRLVPEGIDLTRWRRIAREAPPRSDGATILCVARQYPRKRITDLVRAMPRVRAAVPNAHAIIVGDGPEHAGLRALVAELRLGDAVNLTGAIPDDDIVAQMYYRADIFCLPSIQEGFGIVFLEAMASGLPIVATTATAIPEVVPHRRAGLLVPPGDVDALAEALIELLRNPDQRAAYGAFGQAHVAAYDWDCVADRFLEQVESFMRTPTERLAHPFLTP; translated from the coding sequence GTGAACATTGCCTTTATCGATTCGTGGGTTCAATCGAGCGTCGAAGGAAGCGGCACTGCCGTCGCCATCAACGGGCTACAACACACGCTCCAGAAGCGCGGCATTCGGGTGACGCGCCTGGCGCCGCCGCAACCCTGGCCCCGCAACCTGACGGCGCGCCGACTCCTGTTCAATCTTCACCTGCCAACAATTCTGCGTCGTCTGCGCTACGACCTGGTGGTCGGTTTCGACATCGATGGTTTCCTCTGGTCGAAACAAGAGCGACACACACCGTATCTGGCGAGCATCAAGGGAGTGCTGGCAGAAGAGTCACGCCAGGAGCGCGGCGCGGTCCGGCGGTTGCTCTGGTCGCTGTCGCGGCTCGAAGGCATCAATGCGCGCAACGCCGACGGCGTGATCACAACGTCGGACTACTGCCGGGGAGCGATCCGGCGGCACTATGACGTGGCAGAGCAGCGTGTGCGTCTGGTGCCCGAAGGGATCGACCTGACCCGCTGGCGCCGTATTGCGCGGGAAGCGCCACCCCGCAGTGATGGCGCAACCATTCTCTGCGTGGCACGCCAGTATCCGCGAAAGCGCATCACCGATCTGGTGCGCGCCATGCCACGTGTGCGCGCTGCGGTTCCCAATGCCCACGCCATCATCGTCGGCGATGGACCGGAGCACGCCGGTCTGCGCGCACTCGTCGCCGAACTTCGTCTTGGCGATGCCGTGAACCTGACCGGCGCCATCCCTGATGACGACATAGTGGCACAGATGTACTATCGCGCCGATATCTTCTGCCTGCCGAGCATCCAGGAAGGGTTTGGCATTGTGTTCCTTGAGGCGATGGCGAGTGGTCTGCCGATTGTAGCCACAACAGCTACGGCAATCCCTGAAGTTGTGCCGCATCGCCGCGCCGGGCTGCTCGTGCCGCCAGGAGATGTCGATGCACTGGCGGAGGCGCTGATCGAATTGCTGCGCAACCCGGATCAACGCGCTGCTTATGGCGCCTTTGGGCAGGCGCATGTCGCGGCATATGACTGGGATTGCGTCGCCGACCGCTTCCTCGAACAGGTGGAATCGTTTATGCGCACCCCCACCGAACGCCTGGCGCATCCATTCCTGACCCCCTGA
- a CDS encoding ThuA domain-containing protein has protein sequence MTPIRVAVWNEFRHEQDSRHPASSIYGAQGIHGAIAEGLREHGGFEVRTATLDEPEHGLSDDVLATTDVLIWWGHMAHHLVQDAVVDRVHARVLDGMGLIVLHSGHFSKIFRKLMGTTCDLKWREADDIERIWVVEPGHPIAAGLDECFELPEEMYGERFDIPAPEQLVFISWFTGGEVFRSGCCYTRGRGKIFYFRPGHESYPTYRDSNVRRVIANAVRWAAPSGGPKPVFGNAKPRS, from the coding sequence GTGACACCCATTCGCGTCGCCGTCTGGAACGAATTCCGTCACGAGCAGGATAGCCGCCATCCTGCAAGCAGCATCTATGGCGCGCAGGGGATTCACGGCGCAATTGCCGAAGGTCTCCGCGAGCACGGCGGCTTCGAGGTGCGCACCGCCACGCTCGATGAGCCGGAGCACGGGTTGTCCGATGATGTGCTGGCAACCACCGATGTGCTGATCTGGTGGGGTCATATGGCGCATCATTTGGTGCAGGACGCCGTTGTCGACAGAGTCCATGCCCGCGTGCTCGATGGCATGGGGCTGATCGTGCTGCACTCCGGTCACTTCTCGAAGATTTTCCGCAAACTGATGGGCACAACCTGCGATCTGAAGTGGCGCGAGGCAGACGATATCGAGCGCATCTGGGTGGTCGAGCCGGGGCATCCGATTGCCGCCGGTCTCGATGAGTGCTTTGAACTGCCGGAGGAGATGTACGGCGAACGGTTCGACATCCCGGCGCCGGAGCAACTGGTGTTCATCAGTTGGTTTACCGGCGGCGAGGTGTTTCGCAGCGGTTGCTGCTACACTCGCGGGCGCGGCAAAATCTTCTACTTCCGCCCCGGGCACGAGTCCTACCCGACCTACCGCGACTCAAATGTGCGCCGGGTGATTGCCAACGCCGTGCGTTGGGCGGCGCCGTCCGGCGGTCCAAAACCGGTGTTCGGGAACGCAAAGCCGAGGAGTTAG
- a CDS encoding SUMF1/EgtB/PvdO family nonheme iron enzyme: MLRSAPIAGLAASGSGHLPLTEIYVERGIVPARNRSSSAPSSLADLARAPRARLALEGSAGSGKSMAVRWLALACAAAVAGEPEGAATIFADWMPPAPLPVLLEASAFVAAAEPWSLIEAQLSASGLAAFAGSVHQALLNGEALIVIEDVTPRSIAMVTQIVAAFPANRSICTCRPHTSTNSSPAHLLQAHGFQLVHFAPLERAQVDTLVERLLTAMNRRRAVREVSGAAPSAMLRSGTIAEQIADLQGRLLIDDGLRALTFEPLAAAIAVAVDAGGHTLPAARARVYQQVIAALWGNDALPPTVLAPLALAMQRAAHDDGRSGALMRPDVERLIREGVPDADESQIAAVIEHAFETGLLDITTSETLQPAYHMPQMGLRAFLAARALAHAEDFDAIIARYADDPAWRETLTLAVWQRMNALPADDGQGQGADLSIFRHLLDRSEHGKQDRDERSAKKKPSRRAPKPIPVPQHGAGASAIAPAQATLLAAACLEAIEAQRYPDILRDVQQRLLAMVADPAVAVEDRVLAGLMLGRLGDPRFESLLPPLAQIDAGVFVYGTNDAPYSEEGPAQRIDLPAYQIGVYPVTNAEYARFLAARPGHPKPHYWYDPRFNNPSQPVVGVTWHDAVAYAAWLTRALAAEGRLPTGMVVRLPLETEWEKAAVWGPRARVKRRFPWGDQWVAGAANVAETRVGPDGKSRWATTPVGCFPGGISLYGVHDLIGNVWEWTASSTEAAPGRGAATGQRTALSRLYGDPSGAPMQRHHYVLRGSSFNSTTAHARATYRGSHLPPDYWRYNIGFRIVIARPIAGE, from the coding sequence TTGCTTCGTTCGGCCCCGATTGCCGGTCTGGCAGCTTCTGGTAGTGGTCACCTCCCGCTGACAGAGATCTATGTCGAGCGGGGCATTGTGCCTGCGCGGAACAGGAGCAGTTCCGCGCCATCGTCGCTTGCCGATCTGGCGCGCGCGCCGCGCGCGCGGCTGGCGCTCGAAGGGAGCGCCGGCAGCGGAAAGAGCATGGCTGTGCGCTGGCTGGCGCTGGCATGCGCTGCTGCCGTGGCAGGGGAACCGGAAGGCGCAGCGACGATCTTCGCCGACTGGATGCCGCCGGCGCCGCTGCCGGTGCTGCTCGAGGCGTCTGCATTCGTCGCCGCCGCCGAGCCATGGTCGCTGATCGAGGCACAGTTGTCCGCCAGCGGTCTCGCCGCCTTTGCCGGATCGGTGCATCAGGCGCTGCTCAACGGCGAGGCGCTGATCGTGATCGAGGACGTGACACCGCGTTCTATCGCCATGGTCACGCAGATCGTCGCAGCGTTCCCCGCCAACCGCTCTATCTGCACCTGCCGCCCTCATACGAGCACTAATTCCTCGCCTGCACATCTCCTTCAGGCGCACGGGTTCCAGTTGGTCCACTTTGCCCCCCTCGAACGCGCCCAGGTCGATACACTGGTTGAACGCCTGCTGACCGCCATGAATCGGCGACGGGCGGTGCGTGAGGTGAGCGGCGCGGCGCCGTCGGCAATGCTGCGAAGCGGGACGATTGCCGAACAGATCGCCGATCTCCAGGGACGCCTGCTCATCGACGATGGATTGCGGGCGTTGACATTCGAGCCGCTGGCGGCGGCGATTGCGGTGGCAGTTGATGCTGGCGGTCACACCCTCCCGGCAGCGCGCGCCCGCGTCTACCAACAGGTCATTGCGGCGCTGTGGGGCAATGATGCGCTGCCGCCAACCGTGCTGGCGCCGCTGGCGCTGGCAATGCAACGCGCCGCGCATGATGATGGACGCTCAGGCGCTCTGATGCGCCCGGATGTTGAACGATTGATCCGCGAAGGCGTGCCCGATGCTGATGAGTCGCAGATTGCAGCGGTGATCGAGCATGCATTCGAAACCGGTTTGCTCGACATTACGACGAGCGAGACGCTCCAACCTGCGTACCACATGCCTCAGATGGGATTGCGGGCGTTCCTGGCGGCGCGCGCCCTGGCGCACGCCGAAGATTTCGATGCGATCATTGCGCGCTATGCCGATGATCCTGCATGGCGCGAGACGCTCACGCTCGCTGTCTGGCAGCGGATGAATGCTCTTCCGGCAGATGACGGACAGGGACAGGGCGCGGATCTTTCCATCTTCCGGCACTTGCTGGACCGATCAGAACATGGCAAACAGGACAGAGATGAGCGTTCGGCAAAGAAAAAACCATCACGGCGCGCGCCAAAACCCATCCCCGTTCCGCAACACGGCGCCGGCGCGTCCGCCATCGCTCCAGCACAGGCGACGCTGCTGGCAGCCGCCTGTCTGGAAGCAATCGAAGCGCAACGCTACCCGGATATCCTGCGCGATGTGCAGCAGCGCCTGCTCGCAATGGTTGCCGATCCTGCGGTTGCTGTGGAGGATCGCGTGCTTGCCGGGCTGATGCTCGGGCGCCTGGGCGATCCACGGTTTGAGTCTCTGCTGCCGCCGTTGGCGCAGATCGATGCCGGCGTCTTTGTGTATGGCACGAATGATGCCCCCTACAGCGAGGAAGGACCGGCGCAGCGCATCGATCTGCCTGCCTATCAGATTGGCGTCTATCCGGTCACGAATGCGGAGTACGCCCGTTTCCTGGCAGCGCGCCCTGGACATCCCAAACCGCACTACTGGTACGATCCACGCTTCAACAATCCCTCGCAGCCGGTCGTCGGCGTGACCTGGCACGATGCTGTGGCGTATGCTGCGTGGCTGACCCGCGCCCTGGCAGCCGAAGGGCGCCTCCCTACCGGTATGGTGGTGCGGCTGCCGCTCGAAACCGAATGGGAAAAAGCCGCTGTATGGGGTCCCCGCGCGCGCGTTAAGCGTCGCTTCCCATGGGGCGATCAGTGGGTTGCAGGCGCCGCCAATGTCGCCGAAACCCGCGTCGGACCGGATGGCAAGTCGCGCTGGGCAACGACGCCGGTGGGGTGCTTCCCAGGCGGCATCAGCCTCTATGGCGTGCATGATCTGATCGGGAATGTCTGGGAATGGACGGCGAGCAGCACCGAAGCAGCGCCTGGACGCGGCGCTGCAACAGGGCAGCGCACCGCTCTGTCACGCCTCTACGGCGATCCATCAGGAGCGCCGATGCAACGCCACCATTATGTGTTGCGCGGATCATCGTTCAACTCAACGACTGCCCACGCGCGGGCCACCTACCGCGGCAGCCACCTCCCGCCGGATTACTGGCGCTACAATATTGGCTTCCGGATCGTCATCGCGCGTCCTATAGCCGGGGAATGA
- a CDS encoding PAS domain-containing protein, translating into MSGDSTSSDTDFVHRIARLEADLEAAHRRIAELERVVERGYGMVDAIPAMVYFKDREHRYQYGNRAFTERIRVSAEEMAGKTDYDLFPPEVAAAYLADDERVMATGEPSLGIELPVSRPDGTIGWVSNSAVPYRDRSGAVVGMVGIAIDITRRKQIEEALRRNQEVQRALLDTIPAMVYLKDRQHRYLLGNRVFADAAGISVDEVEGKTDHDLFLPEEAEAYIADDEQVMATGEPHLGIEEKITEANGRVTWLMVYKAPFRDEQGRVTGMVGIAFDVTARKEMEEALRRSQAEQQALIEQQAQLLATIRQLSTPVLPVTQDALVLPLIGDIDTARSQQIVETLLNSVQRYRAKWAIIDITGVPLVDTAVANHLIQATQGVALLGARTILVGVSPELAQTIVGLGVDLKGLISQSDLRSAIAFVLKRSQQRSFV; encoded by the coding sequence ATGAGCGGTGACTCAACCAGCAGCGACACTGATTTCGTGCATCGAATCGCCAGACTCGAGGCGGACCTGGAGGCGGCGCACCGGCGCATCGCCGAACTGGAGCGCGTTGTCGAACGCGGATATGGTATGGTCGATGCCATACCTGCAATGGTCTATTTCAAGGATCGGGAGCATCGCTATCAATACGGTAATCGCGCTTTTACCGAGCGTATCAGGGTGAGCGCCGAAGAGATGGCAGGCAAGACCGATTACGACCTCTTTCCGCCAGAAGTTGCGGCAGCCTACCTTGCCGACGATGAGCGGGTCATGGCGACCGGTGAGCCGAGCTTGGGGATCGAACTGCCGGTGAGTCGTCCAGACGGTACGATTGGATGGGTGTCGAATTCGGCAGTCCCCTATCGCGATCGCAGTGGCGCGGTTGTTGGTATGGTCGGGATCGCAATCGACATCACCAGGAGAAAACAGATCGAAGAAGCACTGCGCCGCAACCAGGAAGTGCAGCGCGCCCTGCTCGACACCATCCCGGCAATGGTGTATCTCAAAGATCGCCAGCATCGCTATCTCCTGGGCAACCGCGTTTTCGCCGACGCTGCCGGCATTTCGGTCGATGAGGTTGAGGGCAAGACCGACCACGACCTCTTTTTGCCGGAAGAAGCGGAGGCGTATATTGCCGACGATGAGCAGGTGATGGCGACCGGCGAGCCGCACCTGGGCATCGAAGAAAAAATCACCGAGGCGAACGGGCGCGTTACCTGGCTGATGGTCTACAAAGCGCCCTTCCGCGACGAACAGGGGCGTGTTACCGGCATGGTCGGCATTGCATTCGATGTCACAGCGCGGAAGGAGATGGAAGAGGCGTTGCGCCGCAGCCAGGCGGAACAGCAGGCGCTGATCGAGCAACAGGCGCAGTTGCTGGCAACGATTCGGCAACTTTCGACTCCGGTGCTGCCGGTCACGCAGGATGCTCTGGTGCTGCCGCTGATCGGCGACATCGACACCGCGCGCAGCCAACAGATCGTCGAAACATTGTTGAATAGCGTGCAGCGCTACCGCGCGAAGTGGGCGATCATCGACATCACCGGTGTGCCATTGGTTGACACAGCGGTTGCCAATCATCTGATCCAGGCGACGCAGGGGGTTGCGCTCCTCGGCGCGCGCACGATTCTGGTCGGCGTGTCGCCCGAACTGGCGCAGACGATTGTCGGGCTGGGGGTTGATCTGAAGGGGTTGATCTCCCAAAGCGACCTGCGCTCGGCGATTGCGTTCGTGTTGAAGCGTTCACAGCAACGCTCGTTTGTGTGA
- a CDS encoding ATP cone domain-containing protein: MTQSHTARNGTHDTGSIDVRHPDVIVPTTIIKRDGRVVPFDVTRIENAMARCFASFGRTPDTPIPELAQRVVNIVAAKSQGKPPTVEGVQDIVEMVLQAAGEFEAAKRYILYRAERARERERRPIPDHVRRAFDEARVYFPTPLQQFQFFDKYSRFNYDLGRRETWIETVDRAVDYLHELAGDRLPRETYERIRRSILEMRAMPSMRLLAMAGPAARRNAVAIYNCSYQPVESIDSFVEALIISMAGCGVGFSVESRYVENFPRIKRQTGKPPTTFVVEDSAEGWADALRYGLETWFEGGDVHFDLSHLRPAGAPLRTKGGRASGPEPFRAMLDFVRNRIFARQGSFLRPIDAHDIMCAVGNAAVSGGVRRTAMISLFDYDDDEMRLAKSGDFERENSQRWNANNSAVWPRGGLTQLEFIRHFMEMVESQRGEPGIFNREASNLMKPARRKEAEFGTNPCGEIVLRPWQFCNLSAAVARVDDTFDTLRDKVEVATIIGTIQSLATHFPGLRPMWRQNCEEERLLGVDITGQMDSPVAQDAQVKRRLKEIAIEVNRQTATSLGINSSAAITCVKPSGNSSQLLDCASGLHARWAPYYIRNVRVSVHSPLFKVLRDAGAPMDPENGQTRENATTWVVHFPVKSPEGAVTRNQRSAIEQCEYWLQNKLYWTEHNPSCTVTYKPDEVIDLMKWVWDHRDVIGGLTFLPSFDAQYAQMPYVEITKEEYERMAAEFPEIDFSKIWRYEEEDLTTAAQELACMAGVCEVDALPAGQ; this comes from the coding sequence ATGACGCAATCACACACGGCACGAAACGGAACGCACGACACAGGTTCGATCGATGTGCGTCACCCGGACGTCATCGTTCCAACCACGATTATCAAGCGCGATGGGCGGGTGGTTCCGTTCGATGTGACGCGGATCGAAAACGCGATGGCGCGCTGTTTCGCCAGTTTTGGGCGCACACCCGACACGCCCATCCCCGAACTGGCACAGCGTGTCGTCAACATTGTCGCCGCCAAGTCGCAGGGCAAACCGCCAACCGTCGAGGGGGTGCAGGACATTGTCGAGATGGTGTTGCAGGCGGCTGGCGAATTCGAGGCTGCCAAGCGCTACATCCTGTACCGCGCCGAACGCGCGCGCGAGCGGGAGCGCCGCCCGATCCCCGACCATGTGCGGCGCGCATTCGATGAGGCGCGCGTCTACTTCCCGACCCCCTTGCAGCAGTTTCAGTTCTTCGACAAGTATTCACGCTTCAACTACGACCTGGGGCGACGCGAAACCTGGATCGAAACCGTTGATCGCGCCGTCGATTACCTGCACGAACTCGCGGGCGACCGCCTGCCGCGTGAGACGTATGAGCGCATCCGGCGCAGCATTCTCGAAATGCGCGCCATGCCGTCGATGCGCCTGCTGGCGATGGCCGGTCCTGCGGCGCGGCGCAATGCGGTCGCCATTTACAATTGCAGCTACCAGCCAGTCGAGAGTATCGACTCGTTCGTCGAAGCGCTGATTATTTCCATGGCTGGCTGCGGCGTCGGCTTTTCGGTCGAAAGCCGGTATGTCGAAAACTTCCCGCGCATCAAACGTCAGACCGGGAAACCGCCAACGACGTTCGTAGTCGAGGACTCGGCGGAGGGATGGGCGGATGCGCTGCGCTATGGTCTGGAAACCTGGTTTGAAGGCGGCGATGTGCATTTCGATCTGTCGCACCTGCGCCCTGCGGGAGCGCCGCTGCGCACCAAAGGCGGCAGGGCGTCCGGTCCCGAACCGTTCCGCGCCATGCTCGACTTTGTGCGCAACCGCATTTTTGCGCGGCAGGGGAGTTTCCTGCGTCCAATCGATGCGCACGACATTATGTGCGCGGTCGGCAATGCGGCAGTGAGCGGCGGCGTGCGGCGCACTGCGATGATTTCGTTGTTCGACTACGACGATGATGAGATGCGGTTGGCGAAGTCGGGCGATTTCGAGCGCGAGAATAGCCAGCGCTGGAACGCCAACAACTCGGCGGTCTGGCCCCGCGGCGGGCTGACGCAACTCGAGTTTATTCGCCATTTCATGGAGATGGTCGAGTCGCAGCGCGGCGAACCGGGCATCTTCAATCGTGAGGCATCGAACCTGATGAAACCGGCGCGGCGAAAAGAGGCGGAGTTCGGCACGAACCCGTGCGGCGAGATCGTGCTGCGTCCGTGGCAGTTCTGCAATTTGAGCGCCGCCGTTGCGCGCGTCGATGACACCTTCGATACGCTGCGCGACAAGGTCGAAGTGGCGACGATCATCGGCACCATCCAGTCGCTGGCGACGCACTTCCCCGGTCTGCGCCCGATGTGGCGGCAAAACTGCGAGGAAGAACGCCTGCTCGGTGTCGATATTACCGGGCAGATGGACAGCCCGGTCGCGCAGGATGCGCAGGTCAAGCGGCGCCTGAAGGAGATCGCCATCGAGGTCAACCGGCAGACCGCCACGAGCCTGGGGATCAATTCATCGGCGGCGATTACATGCGTGAAGCCGAGCGGCAATTCATCGCAGTTGCTCGACTGCGCATCCGGGTTGCACGCGCGCTGGGCGCCGTACTATATTCGCAATGTGCGCGTGTCGGTGCATTCGCCGCTGTTCAAGGTGCTGCGCGACGCCGGCGCGCCGATGGACCCGGAGAATGGTCAGACGCGCGAGAATGCCACAACGTGGGTTGTTCACTTCCCGGTCAAATCGCCGGAAGGCGCCGTGACGCGCAATCAACGCTCCGCCATCGAGCAGTGCGAGTACTGGTTGCAGAACAAACTGTACTGGACGGAGCACAATCCGTCGTGTACCGTTACCTACAAGCCGGACGAAGTGATAGACCTGATGAAGTGGGTCTGGGATCACCGCGACGTGATCGGCGGGCTGACGTTCCTGCCATCGTTCGACGCGCAGTATGCGCAGATGCCGTATGTGGAAATCACCAAAGAGGAGTACGAACGCATGGCAGCGGAGTTCCCGGAGATCGATTTCAGTAAAATCTGGCGCTACGAGGAGGAAGACCTGACCACCGCCGCGCAGGAATTGGCGTGCATGGCAGGGGTGTGCGAGGTCGATGCGCTGCCTGCAGGGCAGTAG
- a CDS encoding cyclodeaminase/cyclohydrolase family protein, with amino-acid sequence MSDRLLETTVGQFLDRLASSAPTPGGGSVAALTGAMAAGLITMVCDLTIGKKQYAEFEAEAKAIRERAEAYRAELQQLAQADIDVFNQLSAVYKLPRTTEADAASRRAAIQTVMRQATEIPLRTARAAAALLPLCAPLARYGNRTAVTDVAAAALLIRAAVPAALINVESNLAVIEDQIFAREARAQAEDLLMGLDGEVEGVLTLTRTRLKG; translated from the coding sequence ATGAGCGATAGACTTCTTGAGACGACGGTCGGTCAGTTCCTTGATCGCCTCGCCAGTAGCGCGCCGACGCCGGGCGGCGGGAGTGTGGCGGCGCTCACCGGTGCGATGGCGGCTGGTCTGATTACGATGGTGTGCGACCTGACAATCGGCAAGAAGCAGTACGCCGAGTTCGAGGCGGAAGCGAAAGCCATTCGCGAGCGCGCGGAAGCGTACCGCGCCGAACTCCAGCAGTTGGCGCAGGCGGATATTGATGTGTTCAATCAGTTGTCGGCGGTCTACAAATTGCCGCGCACCACCGAAGCGGATGCGGCAAGCCGTAGGGCTGCGATTCAGACCGTCATGCGGCAGGCGACCGAGATTCCACTCCGTACTGCGCGCGCCGCTGCCGCATTGCTGCCGCTCTGTGCGCCGCTTGCGCGCTATGGAAACCGCACCGCAGTCACCGACGTCGCTGCGGCTGCGCTCCTGATTCGCGCAGCGGTTCCGGCGGCATTGATCAATGTCGAAAGCAATCTGGCGGTGATCGAAGATCAGATCTTTGCGCGAGAGGCGCGCGCTCAGGCGGAAGATCTGCTGATGGGCCTCGATGGCGAGGTGGAGGGGGTACTGACGTTGACGCGAACTCGTCTCAAAGGGTAA